The sequence ATGAACCCGGGCGCCACGGCGTTGACCGTGATGCCGCGCCCCGCGTACTCGCGGGCGAGCGACTTCGTCACGCCGAGCAGGGCCGCCTTCGTCGCCGCATAGGCCGCCTGGCCCACGTTGCCCATCTCCGCCACAACGCTGGAGAGGAACACGATGCGGCCCGTGCGCGCGCGCATCATGACCTTGGTCGCGGCGCGCGCGGACGCGATCGAGCCCTTCACGTTCACGGCGAAGAGGCGATCGAGGTCTTCCTCCTTGATCCGCAGGAGCAGGCCGTCGATCGCAATCCCCGCATTCGCGACGAGGATGTCAAGCCGGCCAAGGCGCTTCGCCGCCTCGGCGATGGCGGCCTCGGTCGCCTGCAGGTTCGCGACGTCGAAGCCGAGCGCCTCGGCCTTGCCGCCGCGCGCGGTGATCGCCTCGACGACCGCGCGCGCCTCGGCTTCTCCGCGCACGTAGTTGACGATGACGTGCGCGCCCTGCGCCGCGAGGGCCTCCGACGCGGCACGCCCGATTCCTCGCGATCCACCCGTGACGATCGCAACTTTGCCCGTAAGGTCGAACATCGATGCCTATGCCTCCGAAAGGAACGCGTTCACGCGCTCAATCCCCGCCATGTCGCTCACGCTGAGCACCTTGATCTGCTTCGTGATCCGCTTCACCAACCCGGCGAGCACCTTGCCAGGGCCGATCTCGAGGGCGTGCGTCACGCCGTCCTCCGCCATGCGCTCGATCGTCCGCATCCACTGCACGGTTCCATCGATCTGGCGCAGGAGGAGCGACCGTACCCGCTCCGGATCGGCGTTCGGCGTGGCGTCGACGTTCGCGATCACGGGGAAGGCGAGCGGCATCAGGTGGGTGCGATCGAGCTCGGGGCGCAGGCGTTCGGCCGCGGGTCGCATCAGCGCGCAGTGGAAGGGGGCGCTCACTTTGAGCGGGATGGCCTTGCCCCCGCGGGCGACGGCGAGCTCGCCCGCCCGCGCGACCGCGCCAGCGTGCCCGGCGATCACGATCTGCCCCGGCCCGTTGTAGTTCGCCGGGGCGACCACCTCGCCTTGCGCCGCCTCGGCGCAGATCGCGAGCACCACCTCCTGGTCGAGCGCGATGAGCGCCGCCATTGCCCCCTCGCCCGCCGGCACGGCCTCCTGCATGGCGCTGCCCCGGATCCGACAGAGCCGCACCGCATCCTCGATCTCGAGCGCGCCGGCGGCGACCAGCGCGCTGTACTCGCCGAGCGAGTGGCCGGCCGCGTACAGCGGCGGATCGAGGTTGGGCAGGTGCTCGATGAGGGCCGCGGCCACGGCGCAGCTCGTCGCGACGATGGCGGGCTGGGTGTTGCTCGTCTGCGTCAGCGCCTCCATCGGCCCCTCGAAGCAGAGCCGCGAGATCGGCTCGCCGAGCGCTGCGTCCGCTCGCGCGAACGCGCCGCGCGCGGCCGCCGAGGCCTCCGCGAGGGCCTTGCCCATCCCCACCTCTTGCGCCCCTTGCCCTGGAAACAGCCAAGCGATTTTCACGTTTGCCCTCAATTCCAAGCCAGGGAGGCGGACGCCGTCCGTCCCCCGAACCACGTCATGCGGCCGGCGCGCGCGAGACTACCTCAGGCTGGATCGCCCGGCGAGCTCGACCGCCACGCGTAGACCTCGACCCCGACGCAGGCACACGCGCATGGGCCCGTTCACATCCGGATGACGGACGCGCCCCAGGAGATGCCAGCGCCGAGCGCGCAGAACAGGACGTTTTGCCCCGGCTTGATGCGCCCATCGCGGACCGCCTCGTCGAGCGCGATGGGGATCGATGCGCTCGACGTGTTGCCGTACTCCTCGATGTTGAGCACGAACCTCTCCAGCGGGAGGTTGAGCCGCGCGGCGACCTGGCTGATGATCCGCAGGTTCGCCTGATGGGCGACGACCCAGTCCAGGTCCGCAGCCGCCATGCCCGCCGTGTCGAGCGCGATCAGCGACGCGCTCGACAGGTTCTTCACGGCGACCTTGAAGATGTCCTGCCCCACCATGTGGACCTTGTTGCGGCTCTGCTCGATGCCCTCGGCCGTCAGCGGCTCGGCCGTGCCGCCGCCCGGGATGACCAGCGAGTTCGCGAGCATGCCGTCGCTGAAGATCCGGGTCGAGATGATGCCCCTGCCGTCGCCCGACGCAGGCCCGAGCACGACCGCGCCCGCGCCGTCGCCGAACAGGACGCACGTCGTGCGATCCTTCCAGTTCAGGATGCGCGAGAGCAGCTCGACGCCGATCACGAGGACGTGCCGGGCCACGCCGTTCGCGATGAACTGATCGGCGATCGTGAGGCCGTAGACGAAGCCGGCGCAGGCCGCCGAGATGTCGAACGCGGGGATCTCCTGAGCGCCGAGCTTCTGCTGCACGTACACGGCGCAGGAGGGCATCGGGGTGTCGCCGCTGATCGTCCCGACGATGATCATGTCGAGATCGGCCGCCGAGAGCCCGGCGGCGTCCAGAGCAGAGCGGCCAGCCGCGGCGGCCATGTCGCTCGTGAGCTCTCCCTCGGCAGCGACATGGCGCCGACGGATCCCCGTTCGCTCGCTGATCCAGCTGTCGGAGGTGTCGACGATCTTCTCGAGATCGGTGTTGTGAAGGACTCGGGCGGGCGCGTAGCTGCCCGTCCCGAGGATGCGGCTCCTCGGCCGCGTGGAGCTCATGCGACGGCCCCCCGCGCATCCGCGCGAGCCGGCGCCGCGCCCAGGTGCGCGGGCGCAGCGTTCGCGCGCGCCGGCGCACCCGCGCCCGTCATGAGGCCGCGGTCGCCTTGGTCGCCTTCGCCTTGCGCCCGTTGTAGTGCCCGCAGGCGCCACAGGCGCGGTGCGGGAGCCGGGCTTCCCCGCAGTTCTCGCAAGAGACGAGCTGGACGGGGGTCACCTTGTCGTGGTTGGCGCGCCGCATGTCGCGCTTGCTGGGGGTGGTTTTCCTCTTGGGGACGGCCACGGAACTACTCCTTCTTGGTCTTCTTCTTCGGTGTCCCGGCCTTGGCCGGGGGGGTCGATGCAGGTTCTGCGCGCCTGTCAGAGCCGCTGGGCTTCTGTCCGAGCTTCTCTCGGAGCGCGCTGAGCGGCGCGAGCCGCGGGTCGAGGCCTGGAGCGGCCTCATCCTCCTCCGCCACCCCACGGACGAGGGCCGAGGAGCCGCCTTCGCGGTCCTCTCGGGACGCGGCAGGACCGATACCCGGGCAAGCCTCCGAGCACAAGGGGAAGTTCGGCATCTCGAGGAGAATGGCCTCGCGGATGAACGGATCGAGCTCGACCGACTCGCCATCGTACGTGTCGACGTCGGCCTCGTCCGCTGTGAACTCGTACTCCGGCTCCTTGACCTTGCCGGCCCCCGCCTT is a genomic window of Sorangium aterium containing:
- a CDS encoding YceD family protein, yielding MSQFAVSANDIDISGISLDLPLPLDWINTTLADADVTGRAPGHITARLSRTGNEIVVRGRVKAPVATPCARCLAPAALDIDAELSLLLRPAPKADGHGHGHGHRRDDAARNGAAKAGAGKVKEPEYEFTADEADVDTYDGESVELDPFIREAILLEMPNFPLCSEACPGIGPAASREDREGGSSALVRGVAEEDEAAPGLDPRLAPLSALREKLGQKPSGSDRRAEPASTPPAKAGTPKKKTKKE
- a CDS encoding beta-ketoacyl-ACP synthase III, translated to MSSTRPRSRILGTGSYAPARVLHNTDLEKIVDTSDSWISERTGIRRRHVAAEGELTSDMAAAAGRSALDAAGLSAADLDMIIVGTISGDTPMPSCAVYVQQKLGAQEIPAFDISAACAGFVYGLTIADQFIANGVARHVLVIGVELLSRILNWKDRTTCVLFGDGAGAVVLGPASGDGRGIISTRIFSDGMLANSLVIPGGGTAEPLTAEGIEQSRNKVHMVGQDIFKVAVKNLSSASLIALDTAGMAAADLDWVVAHQANLRIISQVAARLNLPLERFVLNIEEYGNTSSASIPIALDEAVRDGRIKPGQNVLFCALGAGISWGASVIRM
- a CDS encoding 3-oxoacyl-ACP reductase family protein; the protein is MFDLTGKVAIVTGGSRGIGRAASEALAAQGAHVIVNYVRGEAEARAVVEAITARGGKAEALGFDVANLQATEAAIAEAAKRLGRLDILVANAGIAIDGLLLRIKEEDLDRLFAVNVKGSIASARAATKVMMRARTGRIVFLSSVVAEMGNVGQAAYAATKAALLGVTKSLAREYAGRGITVNAVAPGFIDTDMTTTITPEMKEGLTKMVPLGRTGRAEEVAAAIAFLCSDEASYVTGETLRVNGGMYV
- the fabD gene encoding ACP S-malonyltransferase — its product is MKIAWLFPGQGAQEVGMGKALAEASAAARGAFARADAALGEPISRLCFEGPMEALTQTSNTQPAIVATSCAVAAALIEHLPNLDPPLYAAGHSLGEYSALVAAGALEIEDAVRLCRIRGSAMQEAVPAGEGAMAALIALDQEVVLAICAEAAQGEVVAPANYNGPGQIVIAGHAGAVARAGELAVARGGKAIPLKVSAPFHCALMRPAAERLRPELDRTHLMPLAFPVIANVDATPNADPERVRSLLLRQIDGTVQWMRTIERMAEDGVTHALEIGPGKVLAGLVKRITKQIKVLSVSDMAGIERVNAFLSEA
- the rpmF gene encoding 50S ribosomal protein L32 produces the protein MAVPKRKTTPSKRDMRRANHDKVTPVQLVSCENCGEARLPHRACGACGHYNGRKAKATKATAAS